A window from Nitrospirota bacterium encodes these proteins:
- a CDS encoding Rieske (2Fe-2S) protein: MMQFVPVAKLNDLEPGSCLSVEAEGGLLVALFNVDGKIYALDNTCPHAGGPLGEGTLSGEIVECPWHGWRFNVRTGVRPDNPDFTVARYDVQVEGDVIKVSLPGPR; this comes from the coding sequence ATGATGCAATTCGTTCCGGTGGCGAAGCTCAACGACTTGGAACCCGGCTCCTGCCTCTCGGTCGAAGCCGAAGGCGGACTGCTGGTGGCGCTGTTCAACGTGGATGGGAAAATCTACGCGCTCGACAATACCTGTCCGCACGCGGGGGGTCCGCTGGGCGAAGGAACCCTCTCAGGCGAGATCGTGGAATGCCCTTGGCACGGCTGGCGGTTCAACGTGCGGACCGGCGTACGACCGGACAATCCCGATTTCACGGTCGCCCGCTATGATGTGCAGGTGGAAGGGGACGTGATCAAAGTGTCACTGCCCGGCCCCCGGTAA